CCTCCCCCAAGCAGGACCGCAGCCGGGTCACCCGGCAGCGGCTCCTGGAGGCCGCGGTGGCCTGCCTGGCCGAGCGCGGCTGGGCGGGCTCCACCGTCTCGGTGGTCGCCGAGCGGGCCGGGGTCTCACGGGGTGCGGCGCAACACCACTTCCCGACTCGGGAAGACCTCTTCACGGCAGCCGTCGAGTATGTCGCCGAGCAGCGCTCCAGCGCCCTGCGCGCCCTCCCGGTCACCGATCGTCCGGCCGTCGTCGGAGCCCTGGTCGACCTCTACACCGGCCCCCTCTTCCGCGCCGCCCTCCAACTGTGGGTCGCCGCATCCAACGAGGACCAGCTCCGCGACCGGGTCACCGAGCTGGAGGCCCGTGTCGGCCGCGAGACCCACCGCATCGCGGTGGAGCTGCTGGACGTGGACGAGTCGGTCCCCGGTGTGCGGGAGACGGTCCAGGGCCTGCTGGACATGGCACGCGGCCTGGGCCTGGCGAACCTGCTGACGGACGACACGGCCCGGCGCAAGCGGGTGGTGGGGCAGTGGGCGGCGCTGCTGGAAGAGCTCATCGGCTGAGAGGGCGAGGGCAGCGCCGTGGGGCCGACCGGACGGTATGGCCGACCGGCCAACCGCTCGGCGGACCGGCCGGACGGCATGACCGGGCTGTTCAGCGACCGGTCGCGGGCTGCGTCGCGGACGGTCCGACGCGGCGGATTCGCAGGCGGCGGCCCGGTGTGATCCCATGTGACCCGCGTCACCGCCGTTCCCCTTCGGCGCGGCGTATCCTTTCCGCATGCTTCCGCTCGTACGACGCCGCCACGTGGACTTCCTCCGCGTCACGAGCATGGGCTGTCGGGCTTACCTCTGACCCAGCCTGATCCAAGCCCCACCCCACCCCTTCCGGCCCTCCGGCCCCGCCCCAACCAGGCGCCGCCGGTCGTACGAGTCACCCACCATCACGGGACCGTGGCCGGAGCACACCACAGCGGACGCATACATGTCTCTCTCCCTGATCCACTCGCAGAGCTCACAGGGCTCGCAGCAGTCTGCCGACTACGCCCAGCTTCCGGTCATCGACCTCTCAGCGGCCGACCGCGGACCCGAGGCGCGTGCCGCACTGCACGCGAAGCTGCACCGCGCTGCGCATGGCGTCGGTTTCTTCCAGCTGGTCGGGCACGGGGTGACCCAGGCCGAGACCAGTGCGCTGACGGACGCCATGCGTGCGTTCTTCGCACTCCCCGAGGCCGATCGGCTGGCCATCGACAACGTGAATTCACCGCACTTCCGCGGCTACACCCGCATCGGCGACGAGCGCACCGGCGGCAGCCGCGACTGGCGTGACCAGCTGGACATCGGCGCGGAGCGACCCGCCCGCATCCCGGCGCCGGGCGAGCCCGCGTACTGGTGGCTGGAAGGCCCCAACCAGTGGCCCGGAGCGCTGCCGCAGCTGCGGACCGCCGCGCTTGCATGGGTCGACCGGCTCAGCGGTGTCGCGCACAAGCTGCTGCACGAGCTGCTCGCCTCGATCGGTGCCCCACCCGACTTCTACGACGACATCTTCGGTGACCGGGCCCATCTGCACCTCAAGCTGGTGCGCTACCCGGGCAGCTCGGGCGACGGGGCCGACCAGGGCGTGGGCGCCCACAAGGACTACGGCTTCCTCACCCTGCTGCACCAGGACCTGGTCGGCGGGCTCCAGGTCCAGCGGGAGGACGGCGCGTTCCATGACGTGCCGCCGATGCCGGGAGCCTTTGTGGTGAACCTCGGTGAGCTGCTGGAAGTCGCCACCAACGGCTACCTGATCGCCACCAACCACCGGGTGGTCAGCCCGCCCGGGGCCGTCGAGCGCTACTCGGTGCCGTTCTTCTACAACCCGCGGTTGGACGCCAGGATCGCCCCGGTGCCGTTCCCGCAAGCGTCCGGCGCGCCCGGTGTCACGGCCGACCCGGCGAATCCGCTGTTCGCGGAGTACGGGCGCAACGAGCTCAAGGGCAAGCTGCGGGCGCACCCGCTGGTCGCCGCCCGCCACCACGCGGAGCTGGTGGAGCGGGCGGCGTAGGCCCTGTCGGGTTGAGAGCCCTTCGTCCGGATCAGGCGGAGGCCGGATCAGGCGGGTTGAGGCCGGATCAGGCGGGGTCACCCCCGGATCAGGCCGGACAGGACTCAGCCCCCGCCTCCATCGGGCAGCGGGGGTCGGCAGGCGGGCCTCAGCCGGCGATGTCGGCGTAGCCCTCGATGTCCTGCGGGGAGCGCGAACCGGGACCGACGTACCGGGCGGCGGGGCGGACCAGCCGTCCGGTGCGCTTCTGCTCCAGGATGTGCGCCGACCAGCCGGCCGTGCGGGCGCACGAGAACATCGACGTGAACATGTGCGCCGGGACCTCGGCGAAGTCCAGCATGATCGCCGCCCAGAACTCCACGTTCGTCGCCAGAACCCGGTCCGGACGGCGGTTGTGCAGCTCCTCCAGGGCCGCCTTCTCCAGCGCCTCGGCGATCTCGTAACGCGGCGCGCCGAGCTCCTTGGCCGTGCGGCGCAGCACGCGCGCCCGCGGGTCCTCCGCGCGGTACACACGGTGGCCGAAGCCCATCAGGCGCTCGCCCTTGTCCAAGGCCTGCTTCACGTACGCCACGGCGTCGCCGGTGCGCTCGATCTCCTCGATCATGCCCAGCACGCGCGAGGGCGCACCGCCGTGCAGCGGTCCCGACATGGCGCCGACGGCACCCGAGAGCGCGGCGGCCACGTCGGCGCCGGTGGAGGCGATGACGCGGGCGGTGAAGGTGGAGGCGTTCATGCCGTGCTCGGCGGCGGAGGTCCAGTACGCGTCCACGGCCTTGACGTGCTTGGGGTCCGGCTCGCCGCGCCAGCGGATCATGAAGCGCTCGACCACGGACTCGGCCTTGTCGATCTCGCGCTGCGGCACCATCGGCAGGCCCTGGCCGCGTGCACTCTGTGCCACGTACGACAGGGCCATCACGGCGGCGCGGGCGAGGTCGTCGCGGGCCTGCTCCACGTCGATGTCGAGCAGCGGCCGCAGGCCCCACACCGGCGCCAGCATCGCCATCGCCGACTGGACGTCCACCCGGATGTCACCGGAGTGGACCGGGATCGGGAACGGTTCGGCGGCCGGCAGCCCGGGGTTGAACGCGCCGTCGACCAGCAGGCCCCAGACGTTCCCGAACGAGACATGGCCGACGAGGTCCTCGATGTCCACGCCTCGGTAGCGGAGTGCGCCGCCCTCCCTGTCGGGTTCGGCGATCTCCGTTTCGAACGCGACGACTCCCTCGAGTCCGGGTACGAAGTCGGACATCAGGCGGCTCCTCATGATGTGTGCGAGTCAAGCTCGGCTTCGGCCCGGGAGGGTCACCCCGGTAATGCCCCGTGCGGTCGGTGGTCACCCGCGCCGCGTCGTAGGGGCCGCAGTGGGCCCAGCACAAGATTTTGATCGATCACCTGGGTCTGTGGAAGGTGACATCCGGCACAGTGCGCTGATCCCGCCGCTCATGACTACCGGCACTCGGTGCCGGGCAAACCGCGGCGCTGCGGCAGGATGGCTTCCGTGACCGACGCTCTCGATCCCGCAGCCATGCGCGAGTACTACCGTTCGACGCCACTCGAAGAGGCGGATCTGCCCACTGAGCCGATGGAGCTGTTCGTCCGCTGGTTCAAGGACGCGGCGGCGGGCCGTCTGCACGAGCCGAACGCCATGATCGTGTCCACGGCCACCCCCGACGGCCGTCCCTCCTCGCGCACGGTGCTGCTCAAGCACTTCGATGAGCGAGGTTTTGTCTTCTACACGAACTACGGCTCCCGGAAGGCTCGCGAACTCGACGCCAATCCGCGGGCCGCGCTGCTCTTCCCCTGGCATCCGCTCACCCGCCAGATCATCGTCACCGGCACCGCCGCCCGGATCGGCCGCGACGAGACCGCCGCGTACTTCCGCACCCGCCCGCACGGCTCCCAGCTTGGCGCCTGGGCCAGCCCCCAGTCCAGCGTGATCGCCTCGCGTGCCGAGCTGCTGCGGCGCTACGAAGAGCTGGCGGCCCGCTACCCGGAGGGCGAGCAGGTACCGGTGCCGACGGACTGGGGCGGCTACCGGGTCGTCCCGGAGACCGTGGAGTTCTGGCAGGGGTACGAGAACCGGCTGCACGACCGCCTCAGGTACGTACGGGAGCCGGACTCGCCCGATGAGCCGGATCCGGTTTGGCGGGTGGAGCGGCTCGCGCCCTGAGCTCGTGGCACTGCCCTTGGGCGCGAGGGCAACGCAGAAACCCGCGGGCTCTGGTCTCCTCCGGAGAGGAGGCCGGCCGGACATACCGGCGAGCCCGCGGGTCGGTGACTGCTTGGATTAGGCAGGAAGCCTGCCGTGGTGCACAGAGTGCGACGACGGGCGTCAGCCCGCAGCCACCTCGCTTGTCCGGTAAGAAATCACTTCCGAACCACCTCCTTTCCAACGTGCGGCCCACATTAGGAACCTCTGGGGCCGCGCTCAACTCCTTTTCGAGAGCGACTGCACAGCACATCGATTTCGCCGAAATTCATGTGTCGTGTGTCACGTTCCAGTTGAATGGCCGGGGTGCCGCCGACGGAGCGGAGCGGCACGGACTGCGTCGATACGTGCGGACACGTCCGGCAGGGGGTGCCAGGATGAGTGCTTCCAGGAGCGAGACCACCAGCGCGCTGGGTCCCGACGGGCCAGGGCCTGATGGGCAGGGGCCCGAAGGACCCGAGCCCCCGTCCGGGCCCGGGCGGGCAGGGTCGGGGCAGGAACCGGGCCCGGGGCCCGGTTCGGAGCTGCTCGCCGCGCTGCTGGACGGTATGGACGCCGCGCTGTGCGCGTTCGACGCCGAAGGCGTCCTCACCCACTGGAACCGGGAGGCGGAGCGCATCCTCGGGTGGTCGGCGGCCGAAGCCGTGGGACGCCGAGGGTTCGACGGCTGGGCGGTCCGCACCGCCGACGCCGACGAGGTGCAGGGGCGGCTGATGGCCTCGATGCACGCGCCGGGACGGCAGGTGCACGAGTTCGTGCTGCTGCGCAAGGACGGCGGGCGGGTGCTGGTGCGGACCCAGTCGGCGGGGGTGCGCGGCGCGGACGGCGAGCCCGCCGGGGTGTACTGCGCGTTCAGCGAGGCGCATGCGCAGATCGATTTGGAACGTTCCATCGCGCTCAGCGAGGCGCTGTTCGATGACGCCTCATGGGGCGTCGTCCTGGTGGACGTGGACCTGCGCCCGACCGTCGTCAACGGGCGGGCGGCGCGGATGCTCGGTTCCGGCGGGCGGACCGAGCCGCTCGGCCGGCCGCTCGGCGAGCTCATCGTCCAGGGCGTCGAGGAACTCGAAGGCGCCCTGCACCATGTGCTCGCCGACGGCCCGCCGAGTGCTCCGGCCGAACTGTGGCTGACGCTGCGCACCAGTGCTGCCAGGGGCGCGGGGGTGCCGGGTGCCAGGCGATGCTGGCGCAGCGGCTTCGTACGGCTGGCCTCGCCGCTCGCCGAAGAGCCGGTGCCGCTCGGTGTCGGCTGGCTGTTCCAGGACGTGACCGAGGACAAGCTCAGGGAGCAGCAGGCGGATCGGCTCCGCTTCAGGTACAGCCAGCTGCACCGCGCGGCACGTGCGGCCGCCGAGTGCGAGGACCCGATGGAGGCGGCCACAGCCCAGGTGGACTTCGCCCTGGCGGGCTTCGCGGACCACGCGTTGTTCGATGTGGTCGCGGGCGGTCGACTGGTACGCGCCGCCGCGACACCATCCGGCGCACCGGGACCTGTCGCGCGGGTCACGGGGACGGGTCTGCCGGTGCGGTACGCCCCCGGGCATCCGGCCCTCCAGGCGCTGGATCGGATCGGCCCGGTCCTGGTGAGCGGCCCCAACGCCCGCGCGCAGACCTGGGCCACGGACCGTCATTGGCCGTCCGACGCGGTGCACGCCCTGTGCACGGTGCTGCGCAGCCGCGGCCGCAACCTCGGTGTCCTGACCTTCCTGCGTGCCGCGAACCGTCCGCCGTTCGAGCGCGCGGACGAGGTGTACGCGGAGTGCGTCGCGACGCGCGTCGCCGCGGCGATCGATCTCGCGGGCGTCGGCGACCCGAGCCTCCCCCGGACGAAGCCCGGGGGAGGCTGAGTGCGGGCACTCCGGTCCGCCCTGCGGGTCGGGGTGCACCCCGGGCATCGCCCCCGGAGACCGGCGGAGCGGTTACGCGTAGAAGATGCGGTCCGCGTGCTCGGTCATCACGCGGTGGTTCCATTCGCGTCCGCCGTCCACGTTCCCGGAGCGCAGCAGCGGCGGCTCCGCTCCGCGCGCGGCCAGGTGCGCCGCCGCCGTAGCCATCACCGCCTGCATCAGCGCGCTGGTGACGACCGTGGAAGCGGGGGCGAATGGGGCTCCGACACCGTCTGCCGTCAGTTCCGTGTCGCCGACCGCGATCTTGGAGTCGAGGACGATGTCGCAGTGGTCCACGAGGTGGGTGCCGGAGGAATGCCGGGTGCTCGTCCCCTCCACATACGCCACCGAGGTGACGCCGATCACCGTGAGGCCCAGGTCCCGGGCCTTCATCGCCATCTCCACCGGGAGGGCGTTGCGGCCCGAGAGCGAGATGACGACCAGCAGATCGCCCGCCCGCGCGGGGCTGGACTCCAGGACGGCGCCCGCCAGCCCCGACACCCGTTCCAGCGCGGAGCCGAGCGTGGCGGGTCTGACGTCGACACCGACCGTTCCCGGCACGGCCAGCAGGTTCATCAGGGCGAAGCCGCCCGCGCGGTAGACCACGTCCTGTGCGGCGAGTGAGGAATGGCCGGCCCCGAAGGCGAAGAGCCGGCCGCCCGCGGTGACGGCGTCGGCGACAGCGGCACCCGCCGCCGCCACCTGGGCCGCCTCCTCCTCGCGGACCCGCTGCAGCAGGCCGACCGCGGCGTCGAGGAACTGCTCGGCGGGGGTGGTCTCGCCCATGACGGTGGCCCCTTACTCGTCGTGTTCCCGTCGTCTTCCGGTTGTCTCGCGGATCACGGTGAGGTCTGGACCATTGCTCTGTCAATACGGTCTTCACCCGGGTGGGCCCGGTTGTCGGTGGCATGCGTCAGAATTGAGTCAGGGCCATCGCACGATTCTTCTCCACAGCATCGAGGGGCACGTATGTCCGGACTGATCGACACCACGGAGATGTACCTCCGCACCATCCTCGAGCTCGAAGAGGAAGGCGTGGTCCCCATGCGCGCCCGCATCGCCGAGAGACTGGACCAGAGCGGCCCGACGGTCAGCCAGACCGTGGCTCGGATGGAGCGCGACGGCCTGGTGACGGTGGCCGGAGACCGGCATCTGGAGCTGACCGACGAGGGTCGGCGGCTCGCCACGCGTGTGATGCGCAAGCACCGGCTCGCCGAGTGCCTGCTGGTCGATGTGATCGGCCTGGAGTGGGAGCAGGTCCATGCCGAGGCCTGCCGCTGGGAGCACGTGATGAGCGAGGCGGTGGAGCGGCGCGTGCTTGAGCTGCTGCGCCACCCGACCGAGTCGCCGTACGGAAACCCGATTCCGGGCCTGGAGGAGCTGGGCGAGAAGACCGAGGCCGATCCGTTCCTGGACGACTCCATGGTGAGCCTCGCCGAGCTCGACGCCGGTGCGGAGGGCAAGACGGTCGTGGTCCGGCGGATCGGTGAGCCGATCCAGACCGACGCCCAGCTGATGTACACACTGCGCCGAGCCGGTGTCCAGCCGGGTTCGGTGGTGAGCGTGACGGAGTCCGCGGGCGGAGTGCTGGTGGGCAGCGGCGGTGAGGCGGCGGAGCTGGAGGCCGACGTGGCCTCGCATGTGTTCGTGGCGAAGCGCTGAGCTCTCGGGTCGTCCCTGAGTCTCCCGGCGTCATCCCGGCCGAGTGTGATCTCTTGCGAGCGCTTTCCGGCCGGAATGGCAGCGGCCGGGCGTTCCGCGTGTCACGCTGTGGCTGTAGCTGAGGCATATGACTGGGGGTGGGCAGATGACGTACGTCCGCGTGCCGCGCCGGCACCTCTCGCCTCCGGATACGAGGGGCCCCGGCGCCGAAGGGCGCCGGGGCCTGTCCTCCCCTGTGCTGACCCGGAGCCCCGAGCTCCCAGGGTCAATCCCCTCGGACCGTCTTCCCCGAGCGGCCCGCCTCCCGTTGGAGATCTCCCCGCCCCGAAGGGCGTCAATCCTTGAGTGCGGTCACTCGAACGAGGGGTCTTGGGCGCGGAAGCCGCATGTTCGAATAGAAGTTCGATAGTCTCTCGCATCGTTCGACATCATTCGAAGACCCGTGGGGGATCCAAGGGGGTGCCAACCATGGTGCGGCGTATCGATGTGACCGGGGCGGGCGGACTGCGCCTCGCCGCGTGGGAGTTCGCCGCTCCACCCGAGGGGCGGAGCGAGGTGGCCCCCCTGCCGGGCGCCTTACTGCTGCACGGCCTGATGGGGCGCGCGTCGCACTGGGCCGCCACGGCCCGCTGGCTCTCCGGGCGCCACCGTGCCGTGGCACTCGACCAGCGGGGGCATGGCCGGAGTGAACGGCCCGCTGACGGGCTGTTCACCCGCGAGGCCTATGTCCAGGACGCCGCTGCGGCCGTCGAGCAGTTGGGGCTCGGCCCGGTGACGCTCATCGGGCACTCCATGGGGGCTCTCACGGCCTGGCAGTTGGCCGCCGAGCGACCGGACCTGGTACAGGCGCTGGTCATCTGCGATATGCGGGCCTCCGCGCTGGGCGCGGCCTCGCAGCGCGAGTGGGAGGACTGGTTCCGCACCTGGCCCGTCCCCTTCGCCACCCTCGCCGATGTGCGCAGATGGTTCGGCTCGGACGACCCCTGGGTGGAACTTCCCAGTCCCGGTCGCGGTGAGTTCTTCGCCGAGGTGATGGCCGAGAAGTCGGACGGCTGGCGTCCGGTGTTCTCCCGGCGCCACATGCTGGCCTCCCGTGAGACCTGGGTCCATGACGCGCATTGGGACTCCCTGGCCGAGGTGCGGTGCCCGACCCTGGTGGTGCGGGGTCTGGACGGGGAGTTGGGGCGGGCGGAGGCGCAGGAGATGGTGCGGGTGCTCCCGCGTGGGCGGTACGCAGAGGTGGCGGACGCCGGCCATCTTGTGCACTACGACCAACCGGCCGCCTGGCGTGCCGCGATCGAGCCGTTCCTGGACGGTGTGCCGGCAGTCCGGCCGTAGGCGCCTTCGAGGCCATGCCGGTTGGGCCTGCCGGGGCGTAGCCGGGTCGTCGTATGACCCGGCCTGCCCCGGCGTAGCAGGCACGTTCGGGACCGTCAGAACGAGAAGACCGCGCTGTCAGCCAGCCGTGCCCGCATCTCGCAGGAGTTGCCGTAGGTGGTCGTCCAGCTCACCCGCTTGCCCTGCCAGACACCGGCCGCGGTGACCGTGACCGGGTCCCACTGGCGGGTGCAGGGGGTGGTGGGTGCGCTGCCGAGCAGGCCGAACTCGCCGTCCACCGAGTTCAGTTCCGTACAGGCGGCGGCAGAGTCGGGGTGGCTTCCGCTCGGGGTCGGTGCGCAGCTGAGGGTTACGGCGCGCTCGACACCGGCGGTCGCTGCGTCGTCCCCATGGCCGACCGCGAGCACCAGGGCCGAGGGTGCGTAGAGCGATTCCGGCGACGCGGGGGCCGCGTTGGCGGTGGCGCCTGCGGCCAGCAGGAGGGCGGCGGTGGAGAGTGTGGCGCCGATTGTGGTGGCCGTGTAACGCATTGGTGAAATCCCTTTCGCTTGGGCGGTGATTGCGGTCGGGAGTCTTGCTGATGCACTCAGTGATCGCACATTCAGGACCCGTTTCCGGCCGCATACGATCCACTTACTCAACCGAATGGTCGTTCGGGCAGCTCGGAAGGGGTACGCGGGCACGGTGAACGGGTGTCCGGTATCTGGACTGAACCAACCGGCCTGATCGAAAGAAGCCGTCTGAGCTGGCAGTTGCCGAGGGGTGGCGCCTGTGGCGGATTAACCCTCCGCAGACTTGTTCGACCGGAAAGCGTCGCTCGAAGACTCGTTCTACACGTGTCCAGTGTGCCCCCGTCGAGCCCCGGCCCACCCTGACGTTCACTGGTGTTCGCTGCTGCGCTGTCAGTGCCCCTTACACGCAAACGGGCGGACCCGCATGAACGCGAGTCCGCCCGCTGCCGGATGGTTGGTGAAATCTTCACACAATGCCGTGCGGGCGCCAGTTCACCCGGCTGGGCTCGGCCCGTACGAGCCCAGCGCTGCCGGCTCAGCCCTTGCTGACCGCCGCCAGGATCTCGGGCAGCCGGTCCGCGGTCCGCGGTCCGCCCAGCCGCAGACCGCCCCAGACCATCAACGCGCCGTATACGAGTCCCAGCGGCGGCAACAGCCACAGCGCGGACTCGGCGTCGGCCATGTTCAGCCGGATCGTGAGGGCGATGAGCGGCGCGCACAGCAACGCGGATCCCAGCATTCCGCCGAAGATCGAGAGCATCGCGAGGCCGCCCTGCCCCGCGGCGATGTTCCTGTGCCCCTCCTGCGGGATCGAGTACGGATACCTGGCGGACGCCACCGCGCCAGTCCCCGTCATCGCGCCCAGCAGCGCCAGCGCGAGACCCAGAGCCTCCGGGAGCGCCCGCCAGTCGTCCAGCAGAGCGGCTGTCACGACCGTGACAAGGGCTGTGTACGGGAGCGTGATCAGCAGCGTCGCCAGCGCACGTGCGCGCAGTTCCAGATACGCGTCCCTGGGCGTCGAGATGGTCTGCGCGACCATCCAGAACCCGGAGGAGTCCTGCCCGAACTGGTTGTACATCTGCATGCCGAGCATGCTCGACGCGAAGCAGGCGAAATAGATCGAGCCGGTGCCCTGGAGGGCGTTGACCAGCGGCACGATCAGACCGACCACCAGAGAGGTCACCCAGGCTGCCTTCGTCTTGGGATCACGCCAGATGTAGCGCAGGGTGCGCTGCATCGCCGCACCCGTACGCCCGCCGGGCAGCAGCCGCTGCCACCCCGCCCCGGACGTCGCGTTCTCACGGCGGCTCGGCTCCGACGCCGCGGCCAGGGTGGAGCCGTCGGGGGCGGTCATCAACCGGGTGAGGCTGTGCCGCCAGGTGTGGAGCAGAGCGAAGAGCGCACCCACGGACAGCGCCAGTTGCCCGAGCGCCGTCCCGTACGCCCCGGTACTCGCCGACTCGATCGCGCCGATCGCGGACGCGGGCGGTACCCAGCGCACCACCGCCGCGATCGGGCCGAGCGTGGCGAGACCACCCACCTCGCTGAGCCGCTGGGCACCGAAGTTGACGAACTGAATGCCGACCGCGATCACCAGACCGCTCAGCACCGCGAGGTCGCGGCCCTTGCGGGAGGTGAGCAGCCGGGTGTTCGCCGCGGCCA
This DNA window, taken from Streptomyces sp. SCSIO 30461, encodes the following:
- a CDS encoding TetR/AcrR family transcriptional regulator, which gives rise to MGVVTSPKQDRSRVTRQRLLEAAVACLAERGWAGSTVSVVAERAGVSRGAAQHHFPTREDLFTAAVEYVAEQRSSALRALPVTDRPAVVGALVDLYTGPLFRAALQLWVAASNEDQLRDRVTELEARVGRETHRIAVELLDVDESVPGVRETVQGLLDMARGLGLANLLTDDTARRKRVVGQWAALLEELIG
- a CDS encoding 2-oxoglutarate and iron-dependent oxygenase domain-containing protein; its protein translation is MSLSLIHSQSSQGSQQSADYAQLPVIDLSAADRGPEARAALHAKLHRAAHGVGFFQLVGHGVTQAETSALTDAMRAFFALPEADRLAIDNVNSPHFRGYTRIGDERTGGSRDWRDQLDIGAERPARIPAPGEPAYWWLEGPNQWPGALPQLRTAALAWVDRLSGVAHKLLHELLASIGAPPDFYDDIFGDRAHLHLKLVRYPGSSGDGADQGVGAHKDYGFLTLLHQDLVGGLQVQREDGAFHDVPPMPGAFVVNLGELLEVATNGYLIATNHRVVSPPGAVERYSVPFFYNPRLDARIAPVPFPQASGAPGVTADPANPLFAEYGRNELKGKLRAHPLVAARHHAELVERAA
- a CDS encoding citrate synthase 2, with protein sequence MSDFVPGLEGVVAFETEIAEPDREGGALRYRGVDIEDLVGHVSFGNVWGLLVDGAFNPGLPAAEPFPIPVHSGDIRVDVQSAMAMLAPVWGLRPLLDIDVEQARDDLARAAVMALSYVAQSARGQGLPMVPQREIDKAESVVERFMIRWRGEPDPKHVKAVDAYWTSAAEHGMNASTFTARVIASTGADVAAALSGAVGAMSGPLHGGAPSRVLGMIEEIERTGDAVAYVKQALDKGERLMGFGHRVYRAEDPRARVLRRTAKELGAPRYEIAEALEKAALEELHNRRPDRVLATNVEFWAAIMLDFAEVPAHMFTSMFSCARTAGWSAHILEQKRTGRLVRPAARYVGPGSRSPQDIEGYADIAG
- the pdxH gene encoding pyridoxamine 5'-phosphate oxidase, whose amino-acid sequence is MASVTDALDPAAMREYYRSTPLEEADLPTEPMELFVRWFKDAAAGRLHEPNAMIVSTATPDGRPSSRTVLLKHFDERGFVFYTNYGSRKARELDANPRAALLFPWHPLTRQIIVTGTAARIGRDETAAYFRTRPHGSQLGAWASPQSSVIASRAELLRRYEELAARYPEGEQVPVPTDWGGYRVVPETVEFWQGYENRLHDRLRYVREPDSPDEPDPVWRVERLAP
- a CDS encoding PAS domain-containing protein, whose product is MSASRSETTSALGPDGPGPDGQGPEGPEPPSGPGRAGSGQEPGPGPGSELLAALLDGMDAALCAFDAEGVLTHWNREAERILGWSAAEAVGRRGFDGWAVRTADADEVQGRLMASMHAPGRQVHEFVLLRKDGGRVLVRTQSAGVRGADGEPAGVYCAFSEAHAQIDLERSIALSEALFDDASWGVVLVDVDLRPTVVNGRAARMLGSGGRTEPLGRPLGELIVQGVEELEGALHHVLADGPPSAPAELWLTLRTSAARGAGVPGARRCWRSGFVRLASPLAEEPVPLGVGWLFQDVTEDKLREQQADRLRFRYSQLHRAARAAAECEDPMEAATAQVDFALAGFADHALFDVVAGGRLVRAAATPSGAPGPVARVTGTGLPVRYAPGHPALQALDRIGPVLVSGPNARAQTWATDRHWPSDAVHALCTVLRSRGRNLGVLTFLRAANRPPFERADEVYAECVATRVAAAIDLAGVGDPSLPRTKPGGG
- a CDS encoding SIS domain-containing protein, which produces MGETTPAEQFLDAAVGLLQRVREEEAAQVAAAGAAVADAVTAGGRLFAFGAGHSSLAAQDVVYRAGGFALMNLLAVPGTVGVDVRPATLGSALERVSGLAGAVLESSPARAGDLLVVISLSGRNALPVEMAMKARDLGLTVIGVTSVAYVEGTSTRHSSGTHLVDHCDIVLDSKIAVGDTELTADGVGAPFAPASTVVTSALMQAVMATAAAHLAARGAEPPLLRSGNVDGGREWNHRVMTEHADRIFYA
- a CDS encoding metal-dependent transcriptional regulator; this translates as MSGLIDTTEMYLRTILELEEEGVVPMRARIAERLDQSGPTVSQTVARMERDGLVTVAGDRHLELTDEGRRLATRVMRKHRLAECLLVDVIGLEWEQVHAEACRWEHVMSEAVERRVLELLRHPTESPYGNPIPGLEELGEKTEADPFLDDSMVSLAELDAGAEGKTVVVRRIGEPIQTDAQLMYTLRRAGVQPGSVVSVTESAGGVLVGSGGEAAELEADVASHVFVAKR
- a CDS encoding alpha/beta hydrolase, encoding MVRRIDVTGAGGLRLAAWEFAAPPEGRSEVAPLPGALLLHGLMGRASHWAATARWLSGRHRAVALDQRGHGRSERPADGLFTREAYVQDAAAAVEQLGLGPVTLIGHSMGALTAWQLAAERPDLVQALVICDMRASALGAASQREWEDWFRTWPVPFATLADVRRWFGSDDPWVELPSPGRGEFFAEVMAEKSDGWRPVFSRRHMLASRETWVHDAHWDSLAEVRCPTLVVRGLDGELGRAEAQEMVRVLPRGRYAEVADAGHLVHYDQPAAWRAAIEPFLDGVPAVRP
- a CDS encoding subtilase-type protease inhibitor, yielding MRYTATTIGATLSTAALLLAAGATANAAPASPESLYAPSALVLAVGHGDDAATAGVERAVTLSCAPTPSGSHPDSAAACTELNSVDGEFGLLGSAPTTPCTRQWDPVTVTAAGVWQGKRVSWTTTYGNSCEMRARLADSAVFSF
- a CDS encoding transporter, whose translation is MSTAVFDAPTAATGGPLGPSSGSLTSIFVRLKLTLLANGLRQSSGRRAAFVSSAVLTLLLAAGQLVGLALLRGSAHAGSLVVLLTGVIALGWTFLPLFFPSGDETLDPTRLVMLPLRPAPLVRALLVASLAGIGPLFTLCLVLGGALALAHGTVAVLVAVVAVPLALLVCVALARSVAAANTRLLTSRKGRDLAVLSGLVIAVGIQFVNFGAQRLSEVGGLATLGPIAAVVRWVPPASAIGAIESASTGAYGTALGQLALSVGALFALLHTWRHSLTRLMTAPDGSTLAAASEPSRRENATSGAGWQRLLPGGRTGAAMQRTLRYIWRDPKTKAAWVTSLVVGLIVPLVNALQGTGSIYFACFASSMLGMQMYNQFGQDSSGFWMVAQTISTPRDAYLELRARALATLLITLPYTALVTVVTAALLDDWRALPEALGLALALLGAMTGTGAVASARYPYSIPQEGHRNIAAGQGGLAMLSIFGGMLGSALLCAPLIALTIRLNMADAESALWLLPPLGLVYGALMVWGGLRLGGPRTADRLPEILAAVSKG